A window of Adhaeribacter arboris genomic DNA:
CGGTTTCTTTAGGACCGTGGTCGTATTGCGCCATGGGCAAACCATGGAAATTACGTTTGGTACTCTCACTTAAAATAAGCGCCGCTTCTAAAGCAGTGGCAATATTTGGGCCGTCGCCCGTAATGTAAATGCCGTGGATTTTTTCACTTTGCAGCAACGAAAAAACTTCAGCGGCCAACTGCTCTCCTTTTTGTTGGTACGCCCGCATATTTTTAGTTAATACCTGCCAGGCGTCGGAGGCATCTAGCCCAAGTCCTTTAAAAAGGGCCAGTAAGGTATTAGTATAGGTTTTAGAAGAAGAAAACTGCTCTTCACCCGCCAGGATGGGTATTACCTGTTTTACATTTTTGGCGGTGGCCAACAGGCTTTTACCATCATTTGTAATGGCAGTATAATTCTGGAATAAATTACGGCACCATAGCGCTTCACTGCTTCTGCCAGATTGCGATAGAATAACGGCATGGGGAAGCTTTTGGTCTGATTTTAAGTAAGTAAAATATTCCGAAGCTAGCTCCGGATAAATGGGAATACCCATGTACTTAAAGGCGAGCGGCGCAAAATAAGAAGACCCCATGCCTAAGTAGGGCACCTGCAACGGTAATGTATATGGGGGTGATTCAGTCAGCAGTATTCTTCCTTTTTCAGGTATTTCCAGTATTTCTTCCAACATTTTATTCATTAGAACTTAAAATTTAAATTTAGTGCGAGTGTCCTCACTCGAGTTTGTCTATTGTTCTGTCAGAGGCCGGTATAACCCCAGTTTAGTTATTCTGATAGAGCGTATGTCGGTTCGCCTGGCCAGAGACTTCCCGGATAATAGACACGAGCAAGGACACTCGCGCCAGAGAAACGATCATAAATTTAGTAGCCCCACTGACTAATTTTGAAA
This region includes:
- a CDS encoding SIS domain-containing protein; its protein translation is MNKMLEEILEIPEKGRILLTESPPYTLPLQVPYLGMGSSYFAPLAFKYMGIPIYPELASEYFTYLKSDQKLPHAVILSQSGRSSEALWCRNLFQNYTAITNDGKSLLATAKNVKQVIPILAGEEQFSSSKTYTNTLLALFKGLGLDASDAWQVLTKNMRAYQQKGEQLAAEVFSLLQSEKIHGIYITGDGPNIATALEAALILSESTKRNFHGLPMAQYDHGPKETARQSIVIQIIAQGESYNRSYKLSEKIKQAGAHVFTVEEPAVSENLSVLNNIIPFNFMAYYLAQKLNAGDTFIVGGKVTEVE